A section of the Solitalea canadensis DSM 3403 genome encodes:
- a CDS encoding 6TM ABC transporter family protein: MNPLFLIPVVLVIAGVCFMIFMNKKHSAAKTEIDLDVERTKYDTYKQELLTQDFSQLSQWMKGKSINAFTSASVPQSTANKVQEIVSDGIKNVALSAIGVKLKRIETDCFLALSGNDLHFFSTNTVGELDEHIVFDNFRIEDAQLQYGGVLKSQLGVYSKSSEEYLPKTHIITFNIDGSPLSLEIHDRLNYVPDPTDILNLKKQLITRAKYQVVGEKFVDILQDKFPNLKLA, from the coding sequence ATGAATCCATTATTTTTAATACCAGTAGTATTAGTAATTGCAGGTGTGTGTTTTATGATATTTATGAATAAAAAACACAGCGCGGCAAAAACAGAAATTGACCTGGACGTTGAAAGAACTAAGTACGATACTTACAAACAAGAGCTATTAACTCAGGATTTTTCACAATTAAGCCAATGGATGAAAGGTAAATCTATAAATGCATTTACTTCAGCATCTGTACCTCAATCGACAGCCAATAAAGTTCAGGAAATTGTGAGTGATGGCATTAAAAACGTTGCCTTGTCTGCAATTGGTGTAAAACTAAAAAGAATAGAAACGGATTGTTTTTTGGCATTAAGTGGAAACGATTTACATTTTTTTAGTACCAATACGGTTGGCGAATTAGACGAACATATCGTTTTTGATAATTTCAGAATCGAAGATGCCCAACTTCAATATGGGGGTGTCTTAAAATCACAATTAGGTGTATATTCAAAATCTTCAGAAGAATATTTGCCTAAAACACATATCATTACATTTAATATTGATGGTAGCCCTTTATCCCTTGAAATTCACGATAGACTAAATTACGTACCAGACCCAACTGATATTTTAAATTTGAAAAAACAGTTAATCACAAGAGCCAAATATCAAGTCGTAGGTGAAAAATTTGTAGACATATTGCAAGACAAATTTCCGAATTTAAAATTAGCATAG
- a CDS encoding aldo/keto reductase: MEKRKLGRSSLEFLPLAFGGNVFGWTADEKTSFELLDAFVAADFTFIDTADVYSYWAPGNSGGESETIIGKWQKARGNRDKVIIATKAGSSMQGLPKKDLSKTHILKAVEDSLKRLQTDYIDLYQAHYDDPETPVEETLEAFAQLIKEGKVRFIGASNFSAERFSKALRASERFGLPRYESLQPNYNLYDRADFERLLEPLTLAENVGVINYYALASGFLTGKYRSEADLKQSARGAGVQKYLTPRGMAILDALDEVAKEYKAKPAQIALAWLLARKSITAPIASATNVNQLHDLLDAVRIKLDVSALEKLTKASSF; the protein is encoded by the coding sequence ATGGAAAAGAGAAAATTAGGAAGATCCTCACTTGAATTTTTGCCCTTAGCCTTTGGTGGTAATGTTTTCGGCTGGACAGCTGATGAAAAAACATCATTTGAATTATTAGATGCATTTGTTGCGGCAGATTTTACATTTATCGATACGGCCGATGTTTATTCGTATTGGGCTCCGGGTAATTCAGGTGGTGAATCTGAAACAATTATTGGTAAATGGCAGAAAGCTCGTGGCAACCGTGATAAAGTCATTATTGCAACCAAAGCGGGTTCTTCCATGCAGGGTTTGCCCAAGAAGGATCTTTCAAAAACACATATTTTAAAGGCTGTGGAAGATTCATTAAAACGACTCCAAACAGATTATATTGATTTGTATCAGGCCCATTATGATGATCCGGAAACCCCGGTTGAAGAAACGCTGGAGGCATTTGCACAATTGATTAAGGAAGGAAAAGTTCGTTTTATCGGTGCCTCGAATTTCAGTGCTGAGCGTTTTTCGAAAGCATTAAGAGCAAGCGAAAGGTTTGGTTTGCCACGCTATGAAAGCTTACAGCCAAACTATAATTTATATGATCGTGCCGATTTTGAACGTTTACTTGAGCCTTTAACTTTAGCAGAAAATGTAGGTGTTATTAATTATTACGCTTTAGCGAGTGGTTTTTTAACAGGGAAATATCGTTCCGAAGCCGATCTGAAGCAAAGTGCGCGTGGAGCTGGAGTTCAAAAATACCTCACTCCTCGGGGAATGGCTATTTTAGATGCTTTAGACGAAGTAGCCAAAGAATACAAAGCTAAACCTGCTCAGATTGCCTTAGCTTGGCTGTTAGCAAGAAAAAGTATCACCGCTCCTATTGCAAGTGCAACAAATGTGAATCAGTTGCATGACCTTTTAGATGCAGTTCGGATAAAATTAGATGTTTCTGCTCTTGAAAAACTAACTAAAGCGAGTTCTTTCTAA
- a CDS encoding glycosyltransferase: protein MAGTNHQVFQTSDTKRWKRFLWVIRLCIFFFVVLGITFGIALWKDSNTSLPKLSNKNLTYKKILNPDDPMMFKNDANQLYKKLKAGIYRSTTREIKMHPKRKPVADSVMAIRSGFYVNWDAQSYSTLRNHIDQLNMVLPEWLFITDTSDVVQTAIDPQALELMKKHKVPIVPMVSNFSNDKWNGNNVHRIISSPLKRHQFINSLVDILAKYKFQGVNIDFEELNENTDENLIKFQRELYTALHTRHYLVTQDIPPNNTDYNLKSTAATNDYVFVMAYDQHYATSKPGPVGQQKWIESVINDMEAQIPEEKIILCLAAYGYDWPKDSEGADVTYQEALTSAVESDGKIKFNSDDYNLSFSYTDDAAIEHQVYFADAATNFNVMMTAQEEGLAGVSLWRLGSEDPRVWSFYKKDLSDKDAKSPLIDLHQMEFIKGGTNVDYIGEGEILDILSKPQQGKISVSYDAKNKRITNQNYITLPTSYVVKKYGVGTKQMILTFDDGPDGKYTPEILKILQEEKVPATFFIIGQNAENNIPLVKELYKEGYEIGNHTFSHPNLAEVSLQRQRLELNATRRLIECITGHSTVLFRPPFNADSEPQSYAEIEPVAMSKKDNYLAIGESIDPRDWEKGVSADTIFQRVVDQQNLGSIILLHDAGGDRTQTIKALPRIIHYFKNKGYKFINVSDLVNKTRDDLMPPISNKKDLLLSKVNYVLAMLLFYFQHLFEALFILAIFLAITRMLVVGILAFIQQRKVRTASLLTPGVSIIVPAYNEQVNVVKTIHNLLNTNYPDLEIIFVDDGSKDDTYKVVLDEFELNSTVKIFTKANGGKASALNYGISQANYDYVICIDADTQLHSTAVSELMKKFTGDDVAGVAGNVKVGNELNILTKWQSIEYITSQNFDRRAFDLLNCITVIPGAIGAFKKEALINAGGFTTDTLAEDCDLTIRLIKDGGKVVYAPKAIAVTEAPESLKMFMKQRFRWTFGIMQSFWKHRNVCFNIRYKSLGMIALPNLLIFQMLMPLISPLADIMMLYALFTGGAGFVLGYYLVFILVDALGAAIAFSFEREPLYRLWLLIPQRFFYRQLMYIILIKAFNNALKGELMSWGVLKRSGNVKLKEI, encoded by the coding sequence ATGGCTGGAACAAATCATCAGGTTTTTCAAACATCCGATACTAAGCGGTGGAAACGATTCTTGTGGGTTATTCGTTTATGTATTTTTTTCTTTGTGGTTCTTGGAATCACATTTGGAATTGCCTTGTGGAAAGATTCAAACACCTCATTGCCGAAACTCAGTAATAAAAATCTAACCTATAAGAAGATTCTGAATCCAGACGATCCGATGATGTTCAAAAATGATGCAAATCAACTTTATAAAAAACTTAAAGCTGGTATTTATCGTTCAACCACGCGTGAAATAAAGATGCATCCGAAGCGTAAGCCGGTTGCAGACTCTGTGATGGCAATTCGATCAGGTTTTTATGTAAACTGGGATGCACAATCCTACAGTACACTAAGAAATCATATTGATCAGTTAAATATGGTTTTGCCAGAATGGTTATTTATTACAGACACTTCAGATGTAGTACAAACAGCTATTGATCCGCAGGCCCTGGAATTGATGAAGAAACATAAGGTGCCTATTGTTCCGATGGTTTCAAACTTTAGTAACGATAAATGGAATGGAAATAATGTTCACCGTATCATCAGTTCGCCATTAAAACGTCACCAATTCATTAATAGTTTGGTTGATATTTTGGCTAAATACAAGTTTCAAGGCGTAAACATTGATTTTGAGGAATTGAATGAAAATACAGATGAAAATCTGATCAAGTTTCAGCGAGAACTTTACACCGCGCTTCATACCCGTCATTATTTAGTAACGCAAGATATTCCGCCAAATAATACGGATTATAACTTAAAGTCGACCGCTGCAACTAATGATTATGTATTTGTGATGGCCTACGATCAGCATTATGCAACCAGTAAACCCGGACCTGTTGGCCAACAGAAGTGGATTGAATCGGTGATCAATGATATGGAGGCTCAAATTCCGGAAGAGAAAATCATTTTATGTTTAGCGGCATATGGTTATGATTGGCCAAAAGATAGTGAAGGAGCTGATGTTACGTACCAAGAGGCACTAACTTCAGCAGTAGAGTCTGATGGGAAGATCAAATTCAATAGCGATGATTATAACCTATCCTTCTCTTATACTGATGATGCAGCTATTGAGCACCAAGTGTACTTTGCTGATGCGGCTACTAACTTTAATGTGATGATGACTGCACAGGAAGAAGGTTTGGCAGGTGTTTCGTTGTGGCGATTAGGATCAGAAGATCCACGGGTTTGGTCGTTTTACAAGAAAGACCTGAGCGATAAGGATGCAAAATCTCCGTTAATAGATCTTCATCAAATGGAGTTTATCAAAGGAGGAACCAATGTCGATTACATTGGTGAAGGTGAAATTTTGGATATTCTGAGTAAACCTCAACAGGGTAAAATCAGCGTTTCTTATGACGCAAAAAATAAGCGCATTACTAATCAAAATTATATAACATTACCAACTTCTTATGTAGTAAAAAAATATGGTGTAGGTACTAAGCAAATGATTCTCACTTTTGATGATGGTCCGGATGGAAAATATACACCGGAAATTCTCAAAATATTACAAGAAGAAAAAGTTCCTGCTACATTTTTTATTATTGGTCAGAATGCAGAGAACAATATTCCACTTGTAAAAGAGCTGTACAAAGAAGGTTATGAGATTGGCAATCACACCTTTTCCCATCCAAACCTGGCAGAAGTAAGTTTGCAACGTCAACGATTGGAGCTTAATGCAACACGTAGGTTAATAGAATGCATTACAGGACATTCCACGGTTTTATTCAGACCTCCGTTCAATGCCGACTCCGAGCCGCAGAGTTATGCGGAAATTGAGCCGGTTGCCATGAGTAAAAAAGACAATTACCTGGCTATTGGAGAATCTATTGATCCCCGCGACTGGGAAAAAGGGGTTTCAGCTGATACCATTTTTCAACGTGTGGTTGACCAACAAAATTTAGGAAGCATCATCCTGCTTCACGATGCTGGTGGTGATAGAACACAAACCATTAAAGCACTTCCACGTATTATTCATTACTTTAAGAATAAGGGTTATAAGTTTATCAACGTATCAGATTTGGTTAATAAAACACGTGACGATCTAATGCCGCCTATCAGCAACAAAAAAGATTTACTATTATCAAAAGTGAATTATGTGTTGGCAATGCTATTGTTTTACTTCCAACACTTGTTTGAAGCATTGTTTATACTGGCTATTTTCCTTGCTATAACCCGGATGTTGGTTGTTGGAATACTTGCCTTTATCCAGCAGCGAAAAGTAAGGACCGCATCTTTGTTAACTCCGGGTGTGAGTATTATTGTTCCGGCTTATAATGAACAAGTAAATGTTGTTAAAACAATTCATAATTTATTAAACACCAATTATCCCGATCTTGAGATCATTTTTGTAGATGATGGATCGAAGGATGATACCTATAAAGTTGTGCTGGATGAGTTCGAATTAAATTCTACCGTAAAAATCTTTACGAAAGCAAACGGAGGAAAAGCCTCCGCGTTGAACTATGGGATATCCCAAGCGAACTATGACTATGTAATCTGTATTGATGCTGACACCCAATTGCACTCAACTGCAGTAAGTGAATTAATGAAAAAGTTTACTGGTGATGATGTTGCAGGCGTGGCAGGAAATGTTAAAGTTGGAAATGAATTAAATATTTTAACTAAATGGCAATCAATAGAATATATTACTTCACAAAATTTTGATCGGCGCGCTTTTGACCTCCTTAATTGTATCACTGTAATTCCTGGTGCGATTGGGGCATTTAAAAAAGAGGCGTTAATTAATGCAGGAGGATTTACAACAGATACACTAGCAGAAGATTGCGACCTAACCATCCGATTGATTAAGGATGGCGGTAAAGTTGTTTATGCTCCTAAAGCCATTGCAGTTACTGAGGCTCCTGAATCATTAAAAATGTTTATGAAGCAACGCTTCCGTTGGACATTCGGTATTATGCAATCTTTCTGGAAACATCGTAATGTTTGCTTTAATATTCGATATAAATCTTTAGGAATGATTGCCTTGCCTAACCTGTTGATATTTCAAATGTTAATGCCACTAATATCTCCATTGGCAGATATTATGATGTTATATGCTTTGTTTACTGGTGGCGCAGGATTTGTGTTGGGTTATTACCTGGTATTCATTTTAGTTGATGCATTAGGTGCTGCCATTGCATTTTCATTTGAACGCGAACCTTTATACCGTTTATGGCTACTGATTCCACAACGCTTTTTTTACCGCCAGTTAATGTACATTATCTTAATAAAGGCGTTTAATAATGCGCTTAAAGGTGAGCTGATGAGTTGGGGTGTTCTGAAACGTAGTGGCAATGTAAAACTAAAAGAGATTTAA
- a CDS encoding tetratricopeptide repeat protein — protein MIDLDYLQNLYNEGQLQECLEATTTFLLFNNKNVGAILLKAKCEFEFAREQETEEECEAMYASAYNHFETVLTHEPANEDALLFAAYIIIYIFKTNIQQGILYCNQLQLSDNNDKRLKAVNYRREAYYLLGESDKVLEDIDLLIESYKSCFSNSSDRSLLDGTLSNIYLHKAYVYLDLKKEVANALLTYKTGFAYQSEGRAEDAAIAKLAFENKDYEFGTLVYSRLFHNGFRCEPDELIELYNLSLSLLENEYISEDLVYSVIVTLRTLGEEYFGADYEAELFSLAKKYMQLHPEWSITYHFAGTILYEAGNYNEAYPYLEKALELKGMAVTIYRYIDAYYRTFNALPVISRLPDDHPTEYYNAGVYLSEILEGIRDHHDQTTIKELKCTLYEKAYNGFYEYFCNGNGPTLFTDKHIFAMCCNNYGIALSDLQAYEKAAQVHELGYSISPFWEQLSSWSTALIQLNRTEEAINVLKTAISYNEEYLDFHNYLKLKGDLLDQTFKIGRTEEAKTLLAEIESEYTSFIEANKDELPDEYLFELDQSYITIQNIRYEFLKDVSKEEANKEWHEQLKKNPDDNSAWYMLMQNYYEMQDYAQCIACADNYQKIKQDTVADSDNLYLHYKRGVSYLKLNQYEKALADLKFALNIHQTKYSVDETSQAILYIHLSNVTYLLKHWIDCKQYAWEGIACYNRNDWALDDDSELLMIQYADACKETDEIEAARETIDNLLAVRPDCEEALKRKAEWKSKGFFSFFKK, from the coding sequence ATGATTGACTTAGATTATTTACAGAATCTCTACAATGAGGGACAACTACAAGAGTGTCTTGAAGCAACTACTACTTTCTTACTTTTTAATAATAAGAATGTAGGTGCAATATTATTAAAGGCTAAATGTGAGTTTGAGTTTGCCCGTGAACAGGAAACCGAAGAAGAATGTGAAGCCATGTATGCATCGGCTTACAATCATTTTGAAACTGTTTTAACACATGAGCCGGCTAATGAAGATGCTTTGTTGTTTGCAGCCTATATCATTATCTACATTTTTAAAACCAATATTCAACAGGGGATATTATACTGCAATCAGCTCCAATTATCAGACAACAACGACAAACGATTAAAAGCAGTCAATTATCGCCGTGAAGCCTATTATTTACTTGGAGAGTCGGATAAAGTACTGGAAGATATTGACTTGTTAATTGAGTCGTACAAAAGTTGTTTCAGCAACAGCAGCGACAGAAGTCTATTGGATGGCACATTAAGCAACATTTATCTTCACAAAGCCTATGTTTATCTCGACCTCAAAAAAGAGGTGGCAAATGCATTGTTAACCTATAAAACAGGTTTTGCTTATCAATCTGAAGGCAGGGCAGAAGATGCTGCAATTGCAAAGTTGGCGTTTGAAAATAAAGACTATGAGTTTGGTACATTAGTGTATAGCCGTTTATTTCATAATGGATTTAGATGTGAGCCTGATGAATTGATTGAACTTTATAATCTTTCGTTGTCCCTATTAGAGAACGAGTATATAAGTGAAGATCTTGTTTATTCGGTAATCGTTACGCTAAGGACATTAGGAGAGGAGTATTTCGGAGCTGACTATGAAGCTGAGTTATTTAGTCTGGCAAAAAAATATATGCAATTACATCCCGAATGGAGCATCACTTATCATTTTGCGGGAACAATATTGTATGAAGCCGGAAATTACAATGAGGCTTACCCTTATCTGGAGAAAGCTCTTGAACTAAAAGGAATGGCAGTAACCATCTACAGGTACATAGATGCGTATTACAGAACATTCAATGCATTACCTGTCATCAGCCGCTTGCCTGACGATCATCCAACCGAATACTATAATGCGGGTGTTTATCTTTCCGAAATTTTGGAGGGCATAAGAGATCATCATGACCAAACTACTATTAAAGAACTGAAATGCACCTTGTATGAAAAAGCTTATAATGGCTTCTATGAGTATTTCTGTAATGGCAACGGTCCCACTTTATTCACTGATAAACACATTTTCGCAATGTGTTGTAACAACTACGGCATCGCATTATCCGATTTACAAGCCTATGAAAAAGCTGCTCAGGTGCATGAATTAGGTTATTCAATATCGCCTTTCTGGGAACAGCTTAGCAGCTGGAGTACAGCTTTGATACAATTGAACCGGACTGAAGAAGCTATTAATGTTTTAAAAACGGCAATTTCATACAATGAAGAGTATTTAGACTTCCATAATTACCTGAAATTAAAAGGCGACTTATTGGATCAAACTTTTAAAATTGGACGAACAGAGGAAGCGAAAACCTTATTAGCGGAAATTGAAAGTGAATACACGTCTTTTATTGAAGCGAATAAAGATGAGCTACCGGATGAATATCTTTTTGAATTGGATCAAAGCTATATCACTATTCAAAATATTCGTTATGAATTCCTCAAAGATGTAAGTAAGGAAGAAGCAAATAAGGAATGGCATGAACAATTAAAGAAAAACCCTGACGACAATTCTGCCTGGTATATGCTGATGCAGAATTATTATGAGATGCAAGATTATGCTCAATGTATTGCCTGCGCCGATAATTATCAGAAAATTAAACAAGATACTGTTGCAGATTCTGACAATTTGTACCTGCACTACAAAAGAGGTGTTTCTTATTTAAAACTCAATCAGTACGAAAAAGCTTTAGCTGATTTAAAGTTTGCGCTGAATATTCATCAAACAAAATACAGTGTAGATGAAACCAGCCAGGCTATACTGTATATCCATCTTTCAAATGTAACGTACCTATTAAAACATTGGATCGATTGTAAACAATACGCATGGGAGGGAATTGCTTGCTATAACCGTAATGATTGGGCTTTAGATGATGATTCGGAATTATTAATGATTCAGTATGCTGATGCATGCAAGGAAACTGATGAAATTGAAGCAGCCCGAGAGACAATTGATAACTTGTTAGCGGTAAGACCTGATTGCGAAGAGGCTTTAAAAAGAAAAGCAGAATGGAAATCCAAAGGTTTTTTCTCCTTTTTTAAAAAATAA
- a CDS encoding ABC transporter permease: MLKITKYVLYDILRNKILLAYTVFLLILSCSLFYLEENPDKAISSLLTIVTIIVPLIAMIFTTTYFYNSSEFIELLVSQPLKRNTILMAEYIGIAGSLLIALAIGLGIPICFYSFTSLGITLLFIGLLLSLIFTSLAFLCSVLTRDKAKGIGLSLLIWFFFSVIYDGLILGVLFSFSDYPLEKTIITLSALNPIDLARIIIMLKMDVSALMGYTGALYKNILGNQWGTLISILIMIIWFVVPLIISLKLFKKKNL; this comes from the coding sequence ATGCTTAAGATCACTAAATATGTACTGTATGATATTCTGAGGAATAAAATATTACTTGCTTATACTGTTTTTTTGCTGATCCTTTCATGCAGCTTGTTTTACCTGGAAGAAAATCCTGATAAAGCAATTAGTAGTCTGTTAACGATTGTAACGATCATTGTTCCTTTAATTGCCATGATCTTTACCACTACTTATTTCTATAATTCATCAGAGTTTATCGAGTTGCTAGTATCGCAACCGCTTAAGCGAAATACCATTTTAATGGCAGAATACATTGGAATTGCAGGATCATTATTAATTGCTCTCGCAATTGGATTAGGCATTCCGATTTGTTTCTATTCATTCACTTCGTTAGGAATTACACTGCTTTTTATAGGATTATTGCTTTCGTTAATTTTTACCTCATTAGCTTTTTTATGCTCTGTTTTAACACGTGATAAGGCTAAAGGCATAGGACTATCCTTACTGATCTGGTTTTTCTTTTCCGTAATTTATGACGGGCTGATTCTGGGTGTTCTATTCAGTTTTAGTGATTATCCTTTAGAGAAAACCATTATTACACTATCGGCATTAAATCCAATTGACTTAGCACGGATAATCATTATGTTAAAAATGGATGTATCGGCGTTGATGGGTTACACCGGAGCGTTGTATAAAAACATTTTAGGAAATCAGTGGGGAACCTTGATTTCGATATTGATTATGATAATTTGGTTTGTAGTACCCTTAATAATTTCGTTGAAGTTATTCAAGAAGAAAAATCTTTAA
- a CDS encoding ABC transporter ATP-binding protein, translating to MIQINELKKSFGKLHVLKGITTSFEPGQVISVLGPNSSGKTTLIKSILGMVIPDSGTITFNGTNIQSNPSYKNHIGYMPQIGRYPDNMKIGQLIDMMKDIRNFKKIDEELLEQFDLPSIYQKPMRTLSGGTRQKVSAVLAFMFNPEVLILDEPTAGLDPVAAEILKAKIHKEKENGKLILLTSHIMSEVDELADKVLYMMEGSIRFNYDVDDFKAITGEQKLGKAIINYLKMNVYA from the coding sequence ATGATCCAGATAAATGAATTAAAGAAGTCATTTGGTAAGCTCCATGTTTTGAAAGGTATTACTACCTCTTTTGAGCCCGGACAGGTAATTTCTGTGTTGGGACCTAACTCATCTGGTAAAACGACTCTTATCAAATCCATATTAGGCATGGTTATTCCAGATTCAGGTACTATCACCTTTAACGGAACAAATATTCAGTCAAATCCTTCTTACAAAAACCATATCGGCTACATGCCGCAAATTGGCCGCTATCCCGATAATATGAAAATTGGGCAATTAATAGACATGATGAAGGATATTCGCAATTTTAAAAAGATTGATGAAGAATTACTCGAACAGTTTGATTTGCCTTCCATCTATCAAAAACCAATGCGTACATTATCTGGTGGAACTCGCCAAAAAGTAAGTGCAGTATTGGCATTTATGTTTAATCCTGAAGTACTAATACTTGATGAACCTACTGCCGGATTGGATCCCGTTGCTGCCGAAATTTTGAAAGCCAAAATCCATAAGGAAAAGGAAAATGGTAAACTAATTTTACTAACCTCTCATATTATGAGTGAAGTGGATGAACTTGCCGATAAAGTATTGTACATGATGGAAGGAAGCATCCGGTTTAATTATGATGTCGACGATTTTAAAGCGATAACAGGCGAGCAAAAATTAGGAAAGGCGATTATTAACTATTTAAAAATGAATGTTTATGCTTAA
- a CDS encoding nitrous oxide reductase family maturation protein NosD — MTKENIYALLFCLIITLSSYAQQITVGPNEKYKTIQAALTVAKNGDRIVVKPGKYPCNNVTIDKSIQLIGENYPVLDGENKDEVLTILADNVVIKGFAVRNTNTGSVKDYAGIRVYKANNVQVLNNKLTNTFFGIYLSDADNCLIKNNDLIGSGHPMHSGNGIHLWKCNNVVIENNTIKKHRDGIYFEFVKQSLIKKNKSERNIRYGLHFMFSDDDQYIENSFKDNGSGVAVMYTKRIKMLNNVFENNWGNSSYGLLLKDISDSHIENNIFRKNTSAIYFEGSSRITVVNNDFLQNGWAVRLLANCENDTFEKNNFIGNTFDLTTNGTHNLNTFKQNYWDKYEGYDLNKDKIGDVPYRPVSLYSQILEKMPYAVTLMRSFIVSLLDKAEKAIPSITPETLMDEQPLLKSIAR, encoded by the coding sequence ATGACCAAAGAAAATATATACGCTCTGTTATTTTGCTTGATTATTACACTTTCTTCTTATGCTCAGCAAATCACTGTTGGTCCGAATGAAAAGTATAAAACTATACAAGCTGCACTAACAGTAGCTAAAAATGGAGATCGAATAGTTGTAAAGCCCGGAAAATATCCTTGTAATAATGTAACTATCGATAAAAGCATACAGCTTATCGGTGAAAATTATCCTGTATTGGATGGTGAAAATAAGGATGAAGTTTTAACAATTTTGGCTGATAATGTTGTAATAAAAGGATTTGCTGTAAGAAATACCAATACAGGATCGGTGAAGGATTATGCGGGAATACGTGTATATAAGGCCAACAATGTTCAGGTGCTGAATAATAAGTTGACAAATACGTTCTTTGGTATTTATTTATCAGATGCGGATAATTGCCTGATTAAGAATAATGACTTAATAGGTTCAGGACATCCCATGCATTCGGGAAATGGTATTCACCTTTGGAAATGTAATAATGTGGTCATTGAAAATAATACAATCAAAAAGCATAGGGATGGAATTTACTTCGAATTCGTAAAGCAGAGTCTTATTAAAAAGAATAAGAGTGAACGTAACATTAGATATGGCCTGCATTTTATGTTTTCTGACGACGATCAGTACATTGAAAATTCATTCAAGGATAATGGTTCAGGTGTAGCAGTTATGTACACCAAGCGCATTAAAATGCTTAATAACGTATTTGAAAACAATTGGGGTAATTCTTCTTACGGCTTACTGCTGAAAGATATTTCTGATAGTCATATTGAGAATAATATTTTTCGTAAAAATACATCAGCCATTTATTTTGAAGGTTCTAGCAGGATAACAGTTGTTAACAACGATTTTTTGCAAAACGGCTGGGCGGTTCGTCTGCTTGCTAATTGTGAAAATGATACGTTTGAAAAGAATAATTTCATCGGCAACACGTTTGATCTAACCACAAACGGCACTCATAACCTGAACACTTTTAAGCAAAATTACTGGGACAAGTATGAAGGGTATGATTTAAATAAAGATAAAATAGGTGATGTCCCCTACCGACCTGTAAGTCTGTATTCACAAATCCTTGAAAAAATGCCTTATGCAGTAACACTTATGAGAAGTTTTATTGTAAGTCTGCTTGATAAGGCTGAAAAAGCAATTCCTTCAATTACTCCCGAAACTTTAATGGACGAACAACCACTCCTTAAATCAATAGCAAGATGA